One part of the Ignavibacteria bacterium genome encodes these proteins:
- a CDS encoding inorganic diphosphatase, translated as MNVNPWHDVNLGEHAPQFVRSIIEIPMGSKGKYELDKESGLLRLDRVLFSSVHYPANYGFIPQTYCDDRDPLDILVICSIEVDPMCIVDAKVIGVMHMVDENERDDKIIAVAKNDMSVNYINDISELPPHTVVELRRFFEDYKKNEHKNVVVEHFFGREEAYRVINESISLYNRTYGELHSKEKI; from the coding sequence ATGAATGTCAATCCATGGCACGATGTAAATCTGGGGGAGCACGCACCTCAGTTTGTAAGAAGCATAATTGAAATTCCCATGGGAAGTAAAGGCAAGTATGAGCTTGACAAGGAAAGCGGACTCTTAAGGCTCGACCGCGTTTTGTTCTCATCTGTTCATTACCCGGCCAACTACGGTTTTATTCCGCAGACCTATTGCGATGACAGGGATCCGCTGGACATACTGGTCATCTGTTCAATTGAGGTCGACCCTATGTGTATAGTTGACGCGAAGGTAATAGGCGTAATGCACATGGTGGACGAAAACGAGAGGGATGATAAAATTATTGCTGTGGCAAAAAACGACATGTCTGTTAACTATATTAATGACATCTCGGAACTTCCCCCGCACACAGTTGTTGAGCTCAGGCGCTTCTTTGAAGATTACAAGAAAAATGAGCATAAGAACGTGGTCGTGGAGCACTTCTTCGGGCGCGAGGAGGCCTACAGGGTAATTAACGAAAGCATCAGTCTTTACAACAGGACATACGGGGAACTGCACAGCAAAGAGAAAATCTAG
- a CDS encoding CHRD domain-containing protein, whose translation MKQIYKTLLLVILCFVFLLPSLILQAESRDKKEGKKLSKTMGLPNKTKMNINNLSAWVYNSGDTDIDPSQNAGFTYPKGSGKTAIFESGFVWGAKVNGEVRVGGSTYRTGLQPGKILSPGKAENPDLDKNRIYRVRPDYKTASLTTESKEEGLSEDEVRAQYEKDWNEWPALDGAPFEDLNGNGTYEPASDIPGVPGASQTIWFVDNDLNSSLTTNMYGSQPMGIELQSTYWAYSQAGPLSNMYFRKFLMINKSTTSFTDMYVSMWCDPDVGNATDDYAGCDTTLSLGFAYNATPNDATYGEMPPPAVGFDFFQGPVVAGSANDSAITGGRVIRGKRNLPMTAFYYFARGNLNVTDPTLGSYEGTTQFYNFMQGRVGKTGEIFKTPQGVPTPFALPGDPVTGTGWIDGQIIGPDDRRIGLASGPFTMAAGDTQEIVVAEMAAEGSDNLQSVKLLKNYDIKAQDAYNSFFKIPTGATPPKVTATPLNRAVVLSWGDLATYNQTESYDYKGFKFQGYNVYQLPSASATFENAKLIATYDIKDTVGTIYGYVFNPKTGKPELTPIQFGTNSGLQRSITITKDFINGIPLNNGSRYYYAVTSYSFNPDPAEVPNVLENPLQIITVVPQTYDPGFASNFNPGDTLSQAGIKHVGTGDATVEIKVVDPTKITGQTYTINFSTIPDKFDATYTPPDSALTIGTVEMTGQLILNEDATQLKYNITITNIDSLTGPITQAYLGMVDTILKPITFTFQQGRKNKLGIAQGTWTNKDAQQPLTQDIVKLLEAGRVSVIVATAQNPKGEITAPFSISSYPWYVMRGDQRVATYQQNYSLNEDYPIIDGLEFKVGNLTFSAPTAYSSAEQTVKVNKDTKPIVFSGDATFFGGVTGRSFELFPGGGDAATQEDLIQDLELRWTGVRVSEAAEDTTIVSGGQMAVAYSSNRQAHATIRIPFELWEVERKRQINVAFRSRNFDTKDPWGAGGAPTYMRIRGSRAYIVPVATPYSDTVTAATVNLTSPKATWFLYFDADKNHWDTGDRFVVKFANNIIPGTDTYTFTAPAPMAYNAQQAAQDVQNINVFPNPYYGVNPQELNKYQRFVTFSHLPKDAIIRIYNIAGTLIKTITRASATSQYERWDLANESGLPVASGIYLAYIEMPGLGSKILKVAVIQEQQVLDRF comes from the coding sequence ATGAAACAAATATATAAAACGTTATTACTCGTCATCTTATGTTTTGTTTTTCTTCTCCCTTCTCTGATCCTGCAGGCCGAAAGTAGGGACAAAAAGGAGGGGAAGAAGTTAAGTAAAACAATGGGTCTGCCGAATAAGACCAAAATGAACATCAATAACCTTTCCGCCTGGGTCTACAACAGCGGGGATACAGACATAGATCCTTCACAGAATGCTGGCTTTACATACCCGAAAGGCAGCGGTAAAACCGCTATATTTGAATCCGGTTTCGTCTGGGGTGCCAAGGTCAACGGAGAGGTGCGCGTCGGCGGATCAACTTACAGAACGGGACTTCAGCCGGGGAAGATCCTTTCACCCGGAAAAGCTGAAAACCCGGACCTGGATAAGAACAGAATCTACAGGGTAAGGCCTGACTATAAAACAGCAAGCCTTACAACTGAATCAAAAGAAGAAGGACTCTCAGAAGATGAGGTCCGCGCACAGTATGAGAAAGACTGGAACGAATGGCCGGCTTTAGACGGCGCCCCGTTTGAAGACCTCAACGGCAACGGCACCTACGAACCTGCCTCTGATATTCCGGGCGTACCGGGCGCCAGCCAGACAATATGGTTTGTTGACAACGACCTGAACTCCAGCCTTACAACAAACATGTACGGCTCGCAGCCTATGGGCATCGAACTGCAGTCCACCTACTGGGCCTATTCACAGGCAGGGCCTCTTAGCAACATGTACTTCAGAAAATTTCTCATGATTAATAAAAGCACTACGTCGTTTACAGACATGTACGTATCGATGTGGTGCGACCCTGACGTGGGAAATGCCACAGACGACTATGCAGGATGCGATACAACTCTCAGCCTGGGATTTGCTTATAATGCAACCCCAAATGACGCCACATACGGCGAAATGCCCCCGCCTGCTGTCGGGTTCGACTTCTTCCAGGGACCAGTTGTGGCGGGCAGCGCCAATGATTCGGCAATTACCGGCGGACGCGTCATAAGGGGAAAGAGAAATCTCCCTATGACCGCATTCTACTACTTTGCCCGCGGCAACTTAAATGTTACCGACCCTACACTGGGATCTTATGAGGGGACGACACAGTTTTACAACTTTATGCAGGGACGCGTAGGTAAGACCGGTGAAATATTCAAAACCCCGCAGGGTGTCCCGACCCCGTTTGCACTTCCGGGCGACCCGGTTACAGGCACCGGCTGGATCGACGGCCAGATAATTGGCCCCGACGACCGCAGAATTGGCCTTGCCTCGGGACCTTTTACCATGGCTGCGGGAGATACACAGGAAATAGTTGTAGCTGAAATGGCTGCCGAGGGAAGCGACAACCTGCAAAGCGTAAAGCTCCTGAAGAACTACGACATTAAGGCTCAGGACGCCTATAACTCCTTCTTCAAGATACCTACTGGCGCTACCCCGCCTAAGGTTACCGCTACACCCCTTAACAGGGCAGTTGTCCTTTCATGGGGCGATCTGGCAACTTATAACCAGACTGAAAGCTATGACTACAAGGGATTCAAGTTCCAGGGCTATAATGTCTATCAGCTGCCTTCGGCCTCGGCTACATTTGAAAACGCCAAGCTGATTGCGACCTATGACATCAAAGATACCGTAGGTACAATCTACGGCTATGTCTTTAACCCTAAGACAGGCAAGCCTGAACTTACTCCTATTCAGTTCGGCACAAACAGCGGCCTTCAGAGGTCTATTACTATAACAAAGGACTTCATAAACGGTATCCCGCTTAATAACGGAAGCCGCTACTACTACGCCGTTACAAGTTATTCGTTTAACCCCGATCCTGCTGAGGTGCCTAACGTGCTTGAAAATCCTCTGCAGATCATTACTGTTGTTCCGCAGACTTACGACCCGGGCTTTGCCTCAAACTTTAACCCGGGCGATACCTTAAGCCAGGCTGGAATCAAACACGTCGGAACCGGTGATGCTACAGTTGAAATTAAGGTGGTAGACCCGACCAAAATTACAGGGCAGACCTATACAATCAATTTCTCAACTATACCCGACAAGTTCGATGCCACCTATACTCCTCCTGATTCAGCACTGACTATAGGTACAGTCGAAATGACAGGGCAGCTTATTCTCAATGAGGATGCGACACAGCTTAAGTACAATATTACAATTACTAATATCGACTCACTGACAGGCCCCATTACACAGGCATACCTGGGTATGGTCGACACCATACTTAAGCCGATAACCTTTACTTTCCAGCAGGGGCGTAAAAATAAACTGGGCATTGCACAGGGCACATGGACCAATAAAGACGCCCAACAGCCGCTGACACAGGATATAGTAAAACTCCTCGAGGCCGGAAGAGTTTCTGTTATTGTTGCAACGGCACAGAACCCCAAGGGTGAAATTACAGCTCCATTCAGCATCAGCAGCTATCCGTGGTATGTAATGCGGGGAGACCAGAGAGTTGCCACCTACCAGCAAAACTACAGCCTTAATGAAGATTACCCGATAATTGATGGACTCGAGTTCAAGGTCGGCAATCTCACATTCTCCGCACCAACAGCCTATTCATCTGCCGAACAGACGGTTAAGGTAAATAAGGACACAAAACCGATCGTGTTTTCAGGTGACGCCACATTCTTCGGCGGCGTAACAGGCCGTTCGTTTGAACTCTTCCCCGGAGGAGGCGATGCTGCCACACAGGAAGACCTCATACAGGATCTTGAGCTGAGGTGGACCGGCGTCAGGGTCAGCGAGGCTGCAGAAGATACAACTATTGTATCGGGCGGACAGATGGCAGTGGCTTATTCAAGCAACCGCCAGGCACACGCAACAATCAGAATACCCTTTGAGCTCTGGGAAGTTGAACGCAAACGCCAGATCAACGTTGCCTTCAGATCGAGAAACTTCGATACAAAGGATCCTTGGGGAGCCGGAGGAGCCCCGACATACATGAGGATCCGCGGCAGCCGTGCGTATATTGTCCCTGTTGCAACTCCATACAGCGACACCGTTACTGCGGCTACTGTCAACCTGACCAGCCCCAAGGCAACCTGGTTCCTTTACTTCGATGCCGACAAGAATCACTGGGATACAGGCGACAGGTTTGTGGTTAAATTTGCAAACAATATCATCCCGGGAACGGATACATACACATTCACAGCTCCTGCCCCTATGGCCTATAACGCTCAGCAGGCAGCTCAGGATGTACAAAACATCAATGTGTTCCCGAATCCGTACTACGGTGTAAATCCGCAGGAATTAAACAAATATCAGCGTTTCGTTACTTTTAGCCACCTGCCCAAGGATGCTATAATCCGTATCTATAACATTGCAGGAACCCTGATTAAGACAATTACAAGAGCCAGCGCAACAAGCCAGTACGAGCGCTGGGACCTTGCAAATGAATCGGGCCTTCCTGTTGCCAGCGGCATTTACCTGGCTTATATAGAAATGCCCGGACTTGGTTCCAAGATACTGAAAGTAGCTGTAATTCAAGAGCAGCAAGTGCTGGATAGATTCTAA
- a CDS encoding TonB-dependent receptor yields MSRKILFLTMFCMLLPAFLLAQTTTGRIKGKVTDRQTGEPLVGANVQVVGTTSGAATDVNGDYEIRNLQPAVYSLKASFIGYTAITLNNVRVNAGLTTEGNIPLPAEGVTVGTVEVTAVRPLINKSNTNAVRITTSEDIQALPVRGVNNILSLTAGVTIQNNAVFIRGGRLDEVGYYLEGVSITNPVTGGRAVTINQDALEEVQVQAGGYTAEFGGANSGIIRTQLKTGPQNLKVTAEYITDNVGFQPKSKGYSGDKRLGAYWFGYNEFTGTLGGPVLDERFRFFGLFNYNYQRDANPQPYPGISLGRVSDGLSGDTINLSYPAGAVLGNQNQTFDYSATFTMDFKPILIRFAGTYSSNWRQNAFNTNRNAGNVSNLLDVGRIEQRDLKDGSASIKLTHVLSNAAYYELNAGYFSQYAHTYDPFLKDNLLGYGDSVANANAGFVWQRKPGDPTGRFIRPARLTYWDFSFNAPGDVTAGYQKANRQNYTLSGALTYNIGKVHAFKIGGEFQRYTIRNYSIGNEGGFALAGQIAQNAALPDTDPQKRTLEQIFINQGINNYGYDALGNETNASGVYAPKHPVFAGAYVQDRIEFRDLILNLGVRFDYINTDNKGLADMARPELTFNYNTGEIYPQGLVDVPKFTSISPRIGLSFPVTDQTVFHAQFGKFVQQTRLADIYQGLPLTYINLRGGFFITNPVGFNVRPTRTTQYELGFSQQIADFASFDITGYYKDIVDQVVYDQQIVAQGSPFKNYYILRNGDFATTKGVEITFNMRRTAGFAVNASLSFQDARGTGSFPNSNRGIVGAPLEGSTPFAPAYISPLEFNNPLSGNVNVDFRFGPEEGPAILHEFGISALARFTSGHPYTLGVGGQDLEGDARDRQPIEPLNSSSTPATFQVDLKVDKTIRLFDALSANIYIFVINLFDRRNVENVFLRTGTTTDNGVLSNPNLSGDLSTRPGYADVYRAININYYEQYQTASNQLVTFPYFYGPPRQIRLGIRLEY; encoded by the coding sequence ATGAGTAGGAAAATACTTTTTCTTACTATGTTTTGCATGCTTTTACCTGCATTCCTCCTTGCACAAACCACTACAGGTAGAATCAAAGGCAAAGTCACAGACAGACAAACAGGCGAACCGCTCGTCGGGGCCAACGTTCAGGTAGTTGGAACGACTTCCGGCGCGGCTACAGATGTAAACGGCGATTATGAAATCAGGAATCTCCAGCCTGCTGTTTACAGCCTTAAAGCCTCATTCATCGGTTATACCGCAATTACTCTGAATAACGTCAGAGTTAACGCAGGACTGACCACCGAAGGGAATATTCCGCTTCCGGCCGAAGGCGTTACAGTGGGCACCGTTGAGGTTACTGCAGTCAGGCCGCTGATTAATAAAAGCAACACCAACGCCGTTCGCATAACCACAAGCGAGGATATTCAGGCCCTTCCTGTCAGGGGCGTCAACAACATCCTCAGCCTTACGGCAGGCGTTACAATCCAGAATAACGCCGTATTTATCCGCGGCGGCCGACTAGATGAAGTAGGCTACTATCTCGAAGGCGTTTCAATTACCAACCCTGTTACAGGCGGACGCGCCGTTACAATTAACCAGGATGCACTCGAGGAAGTGCAGGTCCAGGCAGGCGGCTACACGGCTGAATTCGGCGGAGCAAACTCGGGCATCATCCGCACGCAGCTGAAGACCGGGCCTCAGAACCTTAAAGTCACTGCCGAATACATCACCGACAACGTGGGCTTCCAGCCTAAAAGCAAAGGCTACAGCGGCGATAAAAGGCTTGGCGCATACTGGTTCGGCTATAACGAATTTACAGGAACCCTGGGCGGACCTGTTTTAGATGAACGCTTCCGCTTCTTTGGACTCTTTAACTACAACTACCAGAGAGATGCTAACCCGCAGCCTTACCCCGGCATCAGTCTGGGACGGGTTTCCGACGGGCTATCCGGCGATACAATTAACCTCTCCTATCCTGCCGGAGCGGTGCTTGGCAACCAAAACCAGACATTCGACTACTCGGCAACATTTACAATGGATTTTAAGCCTATACTGATCCGTTTTGCCGGGACTTACAGCTCCAACTGGAGACAAAATGCATTTAACACCAACAGAAATGCGGGCAACGTTTCCAATTTGCTGGACGTCGGCAGAATTGAACAGCGCGACCTGAAGGACGGATCGGCCAGCATTAAGCTGACTCACGTACTCAGCAATGCCGCGTACTATGAATTAAATGCGGGATACTTCAGCCAGTACGCCCACACATACGATCCCTTCCTAAAAGATAACCTCCTTGGCTACGGCGACAGCGTGGCTAATGCCAACGCGGGATTTGTATGGCAGCGCAAACCGGGCGACCCCACGGGCAGATTTATAAGGCCGGCAAGACTTACATACTGGGACTTTTCATTTAATGCCCCGGGCGATGTGACGGCAGGCTATCAGAAGGCCAACAGGCAGAACTATACACTCTCCGGAGCTTTGACATATAATATAGGCAAAGTACACGCATTTAAGATTGGTGGTGAATTCCAGAGATATACCATCAGAAACTACAGCATCGGAAATGAAGGCGGCTTTGCTCTTGCAGGACAGATAGCACAGAATGCTGCCCTGCCGGATACTGATCCGCAGAAACGTACTCTGGAGCAGATATTCATTAACCAGGGAATTAATAATTACGGCTATGATGCCCTCGGCAATGAAACAAACGCCTCGGGCGTCTATGCCCCCAAGCATCCGGTCTTTGCCGGAGCTTATGTACAGGACAGAATTGAGTTCAGGGACCTCATTCTTAACCTTGGCGTCCGCTTTGATTATATAAATACAGACAACAAGGGCCTCGCAGACATGGCCCGTCCTGAACTTACTTTCAACTATAATACTGGCGAAATCTATCCCCAGGGCCTGGTGGATGTACCAAAGTTTACTTCCATAAGCCCCCGTATAGGACTTTCATTCCCTGTAACGGACCAGACCGTATTTCATGCTCAGTTCGGAAAGTTTGTTCAGCAGACACGCCTTGCGGATATTTACCAGGGGCTTCCGCTGACATACATTAACCTGAGAGGCGGCTTCTTTATCACCAACCCGGTAGGCTTTAACGTCCGCCCGACCAGAACGACACAGTATGAACTCGGGTTTTCCCAGCAGATCGCGGACTTTGCTTCCTTCGACATCACCGGCTACTACAAGGATATAGTTGACCAGGTGGTCTACGACCAGCAGATAGTTGCACAGGGCTCCCCGTTCAAGAATTATTATATCTTAAGAAACGGTGACTTTGCAACTACCAAAGGAGTGGAAATAACCTTCAACATGAGAAGAACTGCTGGATTTGCTGTTAACGCTTCACTCTCTTTCCAGGATGCACGCGGAACTGGGTCTTTCCCGAATTCAAACCGCGGTATTGTAGGTGCGCCGCTCGAAGGATCAACTCCTTTTGCTCCGGCGTATATTTCGCCTCTTGAATTCAATAACCCGTTAAGCGGAAACGTTAACGTCGACTTCCGTTTCGGACCAGAGGAAGGGCCAGCTATTCTGCATGAATTCGGAATCTCCGCTCTGGCCAGATTTACAAGCGGACACCCTTATACTCTCGGCGTCGGCGGACAGGATCTTGAAGGCGACGCACGCGACAGACAGCCTATTGAACCGCTTAACTCTTCATCAACCCCTGCTACGTTCCAGGTGGACCTGAAAGTGGATAAAACTATCAGGCTGTTCGACGCTTTAAGCGCCAACATTTATATCTTTGTCATTAACCTCTTCGACAGAAGAAATGTCGAGAACGTATTCTTAAGAACAGGTACTACAACAGACAACGGAGTACTCAGCAATCCTAACCTCTCGGGCGACCTCTCAACCAGGCCGGGTTATGCGGATGTTTACAGGGCTATTAACATCAACTACTATGAACAGTATCAGACTGCTTCTAACCAGCTGGTAACGTTCCCATACTTCTATGGCCCGCCGCGCCAGATCAGATTAGGTATCAGACTGGAATATTAA
- a CDS encoding cobalamin-binding protein: MISEVIFLEYLSCLLEGDKPKCSAIVAHLIENKVDPKELYERLFQRSLERVGKLWENNKICGATEHMATTITECLMSYTYPVVSAPEKIGKKVIVACVPKEFHQVGAKMVADVFELQGWEAYCLGANTKETELFKLINEKQPDLLALSMSLYLNVVRLTDMIESVKKEFPQLEIIVGGQAFKENSPDFLEQYYNVKYIPNLKELEKFIKERSKAEKKSIA, translated from the coding sequence ATGATTAGCGAAGTAATTTTTTTAGAGTATCTTTCATGCCTGCTGGAGGGAGATAAACCAAAGTGTTCGGCCATAGTAGCTCACCTTATTGAAAATAAGGTTGATCCAAAAGAATTATATGAGAGGCTTTTTCAGCGTTCACTCGAACGCGTCGGGAAGCTCTGGGAGAACAATAAAATCTGCGGGGCCACCGAACACATGGCCACAACAATTACCGAATGCCTGATGAGTTATACTTACCCGGTAGTCTCGGCACCGGAAAAGATAGGAAAAAAAGTTATTGTAGCTTGCGTTCCCAAGGAATTTCATCAGGTGGGCGCCAAAATGGTTGCTGATGTTTTTGAATTGCAGGGCTGGGAAGCTTACTGCCTTGGAGCCAATACCAAGGAAACTGAACTCTTTAAGCTTATAAATGAAAAACAGCCGGACCTTCTGGCTTTGTCCATGAGCCTTTACCTGAATGTTGTCAGGCTCACAGACATGATTGAAAGCGTTAAGAAGGAATTCCCGCAGCTTGAGATTATTGTGGGGGGACAGGCTTTCAAGGAAAACAGCCCCGACTTTTTAGAGCAGTACTACAATGTAAAGTACATCCCGAATTTGAAGGAGCTTGAGAAATTTATTAAGGAAAGATCGAAAGCCGAAAAAAAAAGCATAGCTTAA
- a CDS encoding FAD-binding oxidoreductase: MLSGKYLELHKLLLEKIPEDRMFSDDLRTLAYGTDASFYRLIPKLVVKVDTEEEVILILKHCRRLGISVTFRAAGTSLSGQSISDSVLVVLGTKWKHFHINHDASEIRLQVGIIGAHANVFLAPYKKKIGPDPASINSAMIGGIAANNASGMCCGTSQNSYRTLAGMKIIFYDGSLLDTNNPESRKKFAESHTEMISAVCALSKKVKENAALSERIRSKFKMKNTTGYSLNALTDFDDPIDIIQHLMIGSEGTLGFISEVNYYTVPEMSNKATSLMLFPDAVTACKAVEILKTSKVEAVELMDRASLRSVEDKEGMPPYLKSLGAEVASLLVETRAGDAESLSGQIAEIKEALKDLPKVMPLEFTQDEKEFKKLWDIRKGLFPSVGAMRKIGTTVIIEDVCFPISRLAEATADLQELFKKHGYYDAIIFGHALEGNLHFVFKQGFNSEAEINRYKNLIDDVTNMVVKKYDGALKAEHGTGRNMAPFVELEWGHEAFGLMKEIKSIFDPDNIINPGVILNNDAEAHIKNLKPLPAANSIVDKCIECGFCEINCPSRDLTITPRQRIVVWREIARLKETGEDPARRAALIDQYDYDGNQTCATDGLCATSCPVNINTGNLVKELRAENASPTAQGIASVLSSSMNQVTAGMKLGLNVVNGLHTVLGTSIMQGASDVLRKVSGGRIPMWNRYMPKGADKIIIPQSSNGSELKVVYFPSCINRSMGVSKGSENKDSLTTRTVSLLNKAGYEVIYPKNLTNLCCGMAFASKGFKKQGDKKSNELLEALLEASDNGKFPILFDMSPCLYRMKEYLSQHQGQEPLKIYEPVEFIDEFLTDKLSFTKTKEKIAIHSTCSSTKMGLNGKLKKVAEMCSEEVVVPHGVGCCGWAGDRGFTYPELNASALRNLKGGLPDDCRHGYSTSRTCEIGLSVHSGISYESIIYLVDNCTEPIEKKHNS, from the coding sequence ATGTTATCCGGGAAATATTTAGAACTCCATAAGCTCCTGCTCGAGAAGATTCCTGAAGACAGGATGTTTTCAGACGACCTTCGTACACTTGCCTATGGAACAGACGCCAGTTTCTACAGACTTATTCCAAAGCTGGTCGTAAAAGTAGATACTGAAGAAGAAGTAATTTTAATATTAAAGCACTGCAGGCGCCTTGGCATATCTGTCACTTTCCGCGCCGCAGGCACAAGCCTTTCCGGGCAGTCCATCTCCGACAGCGTCCTGGTCGTGCTTGGCACTAAATGGAAACACTTCCATATAAATCACGACGCCTCAGAGATAAGGCTCCAGGTCGGAATCATTGGCGCTCACGCCAACGTATTCCTGGCTCCTTATAAAAAGAAAATTGGGCCCGATCCGGCTTCCATTAATTCGGCCATGATCGGGGGCATTGCAGCAAACAATGCAAGCGGCATGTGCTGCGGCACTTCGCAGAACAGCTACAGGACACTGGCCGGAATGAAAATCATTTTCTATGACGGAAGCCTGCTGGATACCAACAACCCCGAAAGCAGAAAGAAGTTTGCCGAATCGCACACTGAAATGATTTCCGCTGTCTGTGCGCTCTCAAAAAAGGTCAAGGAAAACGCGGCCCTTTCTGAACGCATAAGAAGCAAATTCAAGATGAAGAACACCACAGGCTACAGCCTGAATGCCCTTACTGATTTTGACGACCCTATAGATATTATACAGCACCTCATGATAGGCTCCGAGGGAACACTAGGCTTTATCTCCGAAGTAAATTACTATACCGTTCCCGAAATGAGCAATAAGGCCACTTCACTTATGCTTTTCCCCGATGCCGTTACGGCATGCAAGGCAGTCGAGATACTGAAGACTTCAAAGGTCGAAGCCGTGGAACTCATGGACAGGGCTTCGCTGCGCTCGGTTGAGGATAAAGAAGGTATGCCCCCTTATCTTAAATCACTTGGCGCTGAAGTTGCCTCACTGCTAGTTGAAACAAGAGCCGGCGACGCTGAGAGCCTTTCAGGGCAGATTGCTGAAATTAAAGAAGCCCTTAAGGACCTGCCCAAGGTTATGCCGCTTGAGTTTACCCAGGACGAAAAAGAGTTCAAAAAACTCTGGGACATAAGAAAAGGACTCTTCCCTTCTGTAGGCGCAATGAGGAAGATCGGAACTACGGTAATTATTGAGGACGTATGCTTCCCTATCAGCCGCCTTGCCGAGGCAACAGCCGACCTGCAGGAACTGTTCAAAAAACATGGGTATTACGACGCCATTATCTTCGGCCACGCACTGGAGGGCAACCTCCACTTTGTCTTTAAGCAGGGTTTTAATTCAGAGGCTGAAATCAACCGCTATAAAAACCTGATTGATGACGTCACAAATATGGTGGTTAAGAAATATGACGGCGCTCTGAAGGCTGAACACGGCACCGGACGTAATATGGCACCCTTTGTGGAGCTCGAATGGGGACATGAAGCCTTTGGCCTTATGAAGGAAATTAAGAGCATCTTCGATCCGGATAACATCATAAATCCGGGCGTGATACTGAACAACGATGCTGAGGCCCATATAAAAAACCTAAAGCCTCTTCCGGCAGCAAATTCCATAGTTGATAAATGCATTGAGTGCGGATTCTGCGAAATCAACTGCCCTTCAAGAGATCTTACAATTACACCCCGGCAGAGGATTGTTGTCTGGCGTGAAATTGCCCGCCTCAAGGAAACGGGCGAGGATCCGGCAAGGCGCGCAGCCCTTATTGACCAGTACGACTACGACGGCAACCAGACCTGCGCTACAGACGGGCTTTGCGCCACGAGCTGTCCGGTAAACATTAATACTGGCAACCTGGTAAAAGAGCTAAGAGCTGAAAATGCCTCCCCCACTGCACAGGGCATTGCCAGCGTGCTTTCATCCTCCATGAACCAGGTGACGGCAGGAATGAAACTGGGACTCAACGTCGTAAACGGCCTGCATACGGTTCTGGGTACTTCAATAATGCAGGGAGCCTCAGACGTTTTAAGGAAGGTCTCAGGAGGCAGAATACCAATGTGGAACCGTTATATGCCAAAAGGAGCCGACAAAATAATTATCCCTCAAAGCTCAAACGGATCAGAACTTAAGGTCGTATACTTCCCGAGCTGTATTAACAGATCGATGGGCGTCTCCAAGGGAAGTGAAAATAAAGACTCACTTACCACCCGGACTGTCTCGCTTCTTAACAAGGCAGGCTACGAGGTAATTTATCCGAAGAATCTTACAAACCTTTGCTGCGGAATGGCATTTGCAAGCAAGGGCTTTAAAAAGCAGGGTGATAAAAAATCCAATGAGCTTCTGGAAGCATTACTTGAAGCCTCAGATAACGGAAAATTCCCTATACTTTTCGATATGAGCCCATGCCTTTACAGGATGAAGGAATATTTAAGCCAGCACCAGGGACAAGAGCCCTTAAAGATATACGAGCCGGTAGAATTTATTGACGAATTCCTCACAGACAAGCTCAGCTTCACAAAGACAAAGGAAAAAATTGCCATTCACTCCACGTGCAGCTCAACGAAGATGGGGCTCAATGGAAAGCTTAAGAAAGTAGCCGAAATGTGTTCTGAAGAAGTTGTTGTCCCCCACGGCGTCGGATGCTGCGGATGGGCCGGCGACCGAGGCTTTACCTATCCTGAACTTAACGCCTCTGCCCTGAGAAACCTCAAGGGCGGCCTGCCTGATGACTGCCGCCACGGATACTCAACAAGCAGGACCTGCGAAATCGGATTATCCGTGCATAGCGGAATTAGTTATGAATCTATCATATACCTTGTGGATAATTGCACTGAACCTATAGAAAAAAAGCATAACTCTTAA